In Citrus sinensis cultivar Valencia sweet orange chromosome 3, DVS_A1.0, whole genome shotgun sequence, the sequence taagtatttaagatttattatgtttggtttttttttagtatttaaccaacatcttctttaaaaatattctcgtattttatttttgacttatttaaatttttagtattgtgtACTTCATAGAGTGCTACTTTCTTCATGAATTGAACAATGATAAATATAGTTGGATGATAAGAGTTAGACTTTTTAGGATGTGGGAGTCTGTTAATACCAAAAAGAATGAATAATTGATTAGTGTGAacatgatttttattgatgaaaatgttgtataaaaattcattctcccattattttctctaattttttcccaattgttttacacttaatgtagcattttttttttcgtaggAAAATCTAATGCATGCaacaattagaaaaaatttagTGACAAGGTTTAGACACTTGTTGAGTGATGGTTCTTTGTACAAtgttaagaatttaaaagttGTTTCAACTACAGGCGAGTACAGATCACTTTCAAATCAGTATAGGattattttcttggttatAAGTTCGCTTAAGAGTTTAAAAGAAGGAATTGTTAAGATTTCGATCAATAGATTCCAATTCATATCTCtgaatttgattgatataCGTGTGAATAATAGCACAATCCTCtcaagttttttattattattaatgtttgtttCTTTAAGTGTATGTTAGAAATTATTgatccttatattttaacatgtttatgttatttttctataatattACAGATATTCTTGGAAGTTTATGTGGTGTGTGTGATATTGAGATCGTTGGAACtggttggaaaaaaatatataaaagttctAACAAATTAGtaagttaaatataatttaaaatttatcaacaaCTACAAAAGGTATAAGGTCTGTACACTTACactatacacattaatatatatttttaaaattaacaaaaaaataattaatttttataaataacattagtCTTATAAGACTgcctcatctttaaaaaaataatttatatttttttatcaattttatcaaatataaaataataataataataatattaaattatttttttaaagtcgcGCGCGGTTTTATTTACtagtttataaataaataaaaggtcAAGATCAAAGATTCAAAATCCAGCCTTTTTTCAAAACGCTGAAACGTCATCGTTTCTCATTGATTTTCGTCTCCCTAACCGAGCTCGTCGCTTCGCCCCCTTAAATCATTTCTTGAGCGTCCAATACTAGCACGGTGAAGTGCAGTATGGCAGCAGTTGAGTAGTGTTAACGATCGGTCTTCAAATCAATTACATGGCTCCTCCCaagaaatcaaaatccaagaaaacaaaaaaagtaaCGAAGAAGCTGAAAAAGAGTAAAAGCACAAGTGCAGCTCCAAAAGACCCCAATTCGAGTGATTCCGATTGGTGGCCCAGTTTCTGGGCAAAGAATTCTTCAACTCCAGGTAAATTCCCATCAGCTTATTGGCTATTTGTTAATACCCATTTGCAAATcactcatttttccatttgtAACTTGTTATTCTAACCCATTCATTCTTGGATCGTAGAACGAACacattttctgaaaatgttcaaaaataaataaacaaataaataaataagatgttGATATTAATAGtgataaagaaaaatgctaaAGAGGGGAGCCAGTGAGCGTTGGCAATTTAGAACGAATTAAGTTTGGGCTAGGgatcaagtaaaataaaagaggGCATTTGATTGAATATGAAGTTTTCTTTTGAGATGAAatggctagtttaattacattgTGTAACTTAAACTCACAGGTGCAACTATACCCTCCGATGAGGAAGAAGGATTCAAGTATTTCTTTAGGGTCTCGAAGAAGACTTTTGATTACATTTGTTCCCTTGTGAGAGAGGATCTCGTGTCAAGGCCACCGTCTGGACTCATCAACATTGAGGGAAGGCTTCTTAGTGTTGAGAAACAAGTCGCAATTGCTTTGAGAAGGTTAGCATCTGGTGAATCCCAAGTCTCTGTTGGAGTTGCATTTGGTGTTGGCCAGTCCACAGTTTCACAGGTGACTTGGAGATTTATTGAAGCATTGGAAGAACGTGCCAAGCACCATCTCAAGTGGCCTGATTCTAATAGAATGGAGGAAATCAAGTCGAAATTTGAAGAATCATTTGGATTGCTGAATTGCTGTGGAGCCATCGATGCAACGCACATCATCATGACACTTCCAGCTGTGCAAACCTCAGATGATTGGTGTGACCAAGAGAACAATTACAGTATGCTGGTGCAGGGAATTGTTGACCATGAGATGAGATTTATTGATATTGTCACGGGTTGGCCTGGGGGCATGAATGTGTCTAGACTATTGAAGTTTTCAGGATTTTTTAAACTCTGCGAAGCTGGCCAGCGTTTGAATGGAAATGTAAGAATTTCATCTGAAGAAGTGGAGCTGAGAGAATATATAGTCGGTGGGGTTGGGTACCCTCTTCTTTCGTGGCTTATAACTCCATATGAAACTAACGGCCTTTCGGCTTCAATGCCTACTTTCAATTCTTTGCATGAAGCCACAAGGTCGCTTGCTGTGAAGGCATTCTTGCAGTTAAAGGGTGGTTGGAGAATCCTGAGCAAGGTCATGTGGAGACCTGATAAGAGGAAACTGCCAAGTATTATCTTGGTTTGTTGTTTACTTcacaatattataattgatagTGGAGATCAGCTGCATCCTGATGTTGCTTTGTCGGATCATCATGACTCAGGGTACGGAGAGCAGTGCTGTAAGCAGGTTGATCCAATGGGAAGAACCACGAGGGAAAACCTAGAAAAACACTTGCAGCATAATCAAGAGAAAGATCTAGTAAAGTAGCCATTTCCTCAATTTATGACCACTCATCTCAGCTGGGTTGTTGgcatatatgttatttttctgcTGTGGGAAAAGTTTTGAATTTAACCCAAGTTATTTTATGTAAACGTCTAACGTACATTGTTGTGACTCTGTGAATtaagagaattttattaatgatgcTCTGCGTCTAAAAGAGCCTCGTTCCGACAAATATTGGGAGGAtcttgatcttcttcttctgccGGTTATTTCTCTTCGTAATAAGTGTTCGGGCCCTATATCACCTGGTTTTTGGTGTTCGCCCCTCGCATTgcagtaaattaaaatgctcCGGTACatacaacaaatttttatggcgtgtttatttaaaagatGCGCATGAAAAGTGTTGAAGTCCCCGATTATTATGCATCATGGAAATCA encodes:
- the LOC102626502 gene encoding protein ANTAGONIST OF LIKE HETEROCHROMATIN PROTEIN 1; this translates as MAPPKKSKSKKTKKVTKKLKKSKSTSAAPKDPNSSDSDWWPSFWAKNSSTPGATIPSDEEEGFKYFFRVSKKTFDYICSLVREDLVSRPPSGLINIEGRLLSVEKQVAIALRRLASGESQVSVGVAFGVGQSTVSQVTWRFIEALEERAKHHLKWPDSNRMEEIKSKFEESFGLLNCCGAIDATHIIMTLPAVQTSDDWCDQENNYSMLVQGIVDHEMRFIDIVTGWPGGMNVSRLLKFSGFFKLCEAGQRLNGNVRISSEEVELREYIVGGVGYPLLSWLITPYETNGLSASMPTFNSLHEATRSLAVKAFLQLKGGWRILSKVMWRPDKRKLPSIILVCCLLHNIIIDSGDQLHPDVALSDHHDSGYGEQCCKQVDPMGRTTRENLEKHLQHNQEKDLVK